A section of the Candidatus Neomarinimicrobiota bacterium genome encodes:
- the lysS gene encoding lysine--tRNA ligase, whose product MTQQQRTLHEIRLIRQKKLHELRQMGIKPYPYRFEVTHHSADIQAMKDSQFPPDVAVAGRVVSLRRMGKASFAHLLDDKGKQQIYVKVDLVGEAAYEELFRRVDLGDFLGIQGRVFRTKTGEITVEARAIQLLAKSLRPLPNLKEKEGEVFDPFADKGNRYRHRYLDLIANPQVKEIFIKRARIIRLLRQFLDDHGYVEVETPALQPLYGGASARPFTTYHGTLDQTLYLRIADELYLKRLIIGGFEKVYEIAKDFRNEGMDRYHNPEFTALEYYQAYADYNDMLAFTEKLFKTLAEYLGSVTFTYQGHQIDLRPAFSRVGLFDLLNQYTGIDFSSVTDVDQLYNFAEERKLDVVKGLSYGQLLDKIFGLLVEPQLIRPTFVVDYPKSTSPLAKAHRDGPDSLVERFELFIAGMEFANAFTELNDPLDQRTRLEAQAQLREAGDEEAQVVDEEFLEAMEFGMPPTGGVGIGVDRLVMLFTGQDSIKDVILFPAMRPLQT is encoded by the coding sequence ATGACGCAGCAACAGAGGACACTCCACGAAATCCGGCTCATCCGGCAGAAGAAACTCCACGAACTGAGGCAAATGGGGATCAAACCCTACCCCTATCGTTTTGAGGTGACCCACCATAGCGCGGACATCCAGGCCATGAAAGACAGCCAGTTTCCCCCTGATGTGGCCGTGGCCGGGCGGGTCGTATCCCTGCGTCGGATGGGGAAGGCTAGCTTCGCTCATTTGCTGGATGATAAAGGGAAGCAGCAGATCTACGTGAAGGTGGACCTGGTAGGGGAAGCCGCTTATGAGGAGCTCTTCCGCCGGGTTGATCTGGGGGATTTTCTGGGAATCCAGGGACGGGTCTTTCGCACCAAAACGGGGGAGATTACCGTGGAGGCCCGAGCTATTCAGCTGCTGGCCAAGTCCCTTAGGCCTCTGCCTAATTTGAAGGAGAAAGAAGGGGAGGTCTTCGATCCCTTTGCGGACAAGGGAAACCGCTATCGTCACCGCTACCTGGATCTCATTGCGAATCCCCAGGTGAAGGAGATTTTCATCAAACGGGCCCGGATTATCCGGTTGTTACGCCAGTTTCTTGACGATCATGGCTACGTGGAGGTGGAGACCCCTGCCCTGCAGCCCCTCTACGGCGGCGCCTCGGCGCGGCCCTTTACTACCTATCATGGTACCCTTGATCAGACACTCTATCTGCGGATCGCCGATGAGCTCTACTTGAAACGCCTCATCATCGGCGGCTTTGAGAAAGTCTACGAGATCGCCAAGGACTTCCGCAACGAAGGAATGGATCGCTACCATAATCCGGAATTCACCGCCTTGGAGTATTATCAGGCTTACGCCGACTATAACGATATGCTGGCATTCACCGAGAAGCTCTTCAAGACCCTGGCTGAGTACCTGGGCAGCGTAACTTTTACTTATCAGGGCCATCAGATTGATCTGCGCCCAGCCTTCAGCCGAGTTGGCCTATTTGATCTTTTGAACCAATATACGGGCATAGACTTCAGCAGCGTCACCGATGTCGATCAACTTTATAACTTTGCTGAAGAGCGTAAGCTCGATGTCGTAAAAGGGCTCAGTTATGGTCAGCTGCTTGATAAAATCTTTGGCCTGCTGGTGGAACCCCAGCTGATTCGGCCTACCTTTGTGGTGGATTACCCCAAGTCAACCTCGCCCCTGGCCAAGGCCCATCGTGACGGTCCTGACAGCCTGGTGGAGCGGTTCGAGCTCTTCATTGCCGGGATGGAGTTTGCCAACGCTTTCACGGAGCTCAATGACCCTTTGGATCAGCGCACTCGGCTGGAAGCTCAAGCCCAGCTCCGGGAGGCCGGTGATGAGGAAGCCCAGGTAGTTGATGAGGAATTCCTCGAGGCTATGGAGTTCGGTATGCCCCCCACCGGTGGGGTGGGGATCGGCGTTGACCGCCTGGTGATGCTTTTCACCGGGCAGGACTCGATCAAGGACGTCATCCTATTCCCGGCCATGCGCCCCCTTCAGACGTGA
- the prfB gene encoding peptide chain release factor 2 gives MSSGGTFDLETLKKQIAHLQQFTTEQSFWIDPVSAQGTLKKISRLEKELHLWEELASLHDEAEIHLELAQEEGARVVSKEAQETLERYCSALDFAEVRHLLSDPDDEKDALLTIHPGAGGTESQDWAEMLQRMYIRWIERHDYQYQILDYQPGEEAGIKDVTIEVKGERAYGYLKAEAGVHRLVRISPFDASARRHTSFASVFVYPAVADDLEIEINEKDLRIDTYRSSGAGGQHVNKTDSAVRVTHLPTGIVAQCQNERSQLKNRATAMKILMARLYDLRRKEQQAERQKLEDTKKDVAWGSQIRSYVFQPYTMVKDHRTREETGNIQAVMDGDIDRFIHAYLVQNAMLSGRKNVTDKSAEEVSRS, from the coding sequence GTGAGCTCTGGAGGTACCTTTGACCTGGAGACCCTGAAAAAACAGATAGCCCACCTTCAACAGTTCACTACCGAACAGAGTTTCTGGATCGATCCGGTAAGCGCCCAGGGAACCCTCAAGAAAATCAGCCGCTTGGAGAAGGAGCTGCACCTGTGGGAGGAACTGGCCTCCCTGCATGATGAGGCCGAAATCCACCTGGAGTTGGCGCAGGAGGAAGGGGCTAGAGTTGTCTCCAAGGAGGCCCAGGAGACCCTGGAACGTTACTGCTCGGCCCTGGACTTTGCCGAGGTGCGGCACCTGCTCAGTGACCCGGATGACGAGAAGGATGCTCTCCTTACTATTCATCCAGGGGCTGGCGGGACCGAATCCCAGGATTGGGCCGAGATGTTACAGCGGATGTATATCCGGTGGATTGAACGCCACGACTACCAGTATCAGATCCTCGACTACCAGCCCGGCGAAGAGGCGGGTATTAAGGATGTGACCATTGAGGTAAAGGGTGAGCGGGCCTATGGATATCTCAAGGCCGAAGCCGGGGTTCATCGCCTGGTGCGCATTTCACCCTTTGATGCCAGTGCCCGGAGGCACACCTCCTTCGCGTCGGTGTTCGTCTATCCTGCTGTAGCAGATGACCTGGAAATTGAGATTAATGAGAAGGATCTGCGCATTGATACTTACCGTTCCAGCGGCGCTGGCGGTCAGCACGTCAATAAAACCGACTCCGCTGTGCGCGTTACCCACCTGCCCACCGGAATTGTGGCCCAGTGCCAGAATGAGCGCAGCCAATTGAAAAACCGGGCCACCGCCATGAAAATTCTTATGGCGCGGCTGTATGACCTGCGCCGTAAGGAACAACAGGCTGAGCGACAAAAGTTGGAGGACACCAAAAAAGACGTGGCCTGGGGTAGCCAGATACGCTCGTATGTGTTTCAGCCCTATACCATGGTCAAGGACCACCGCACCCGCGAGGAAACCGGGAATATCCAGGCCGTGATGGACGGGGATATCGACCGTTTCATTCACGCCTATCTTGTGCAAAATGCAATGTTATCAGGTAGAAAAAACGTGACCGACAAGTCTGCAGAAGAGGTCTCAAGGTCATGA
- a CDS encoding diadenylate cyclase codes for VSIFNPDSPLHDGAVIIQNEIIEAAQCILPLSESETMDPGMGTRHRAALGLTEESDALVVAVSEETGQVSLAIDGTLHRNLDEADLRGLLNKYIFISSGE; via the coding sequence TGGTATCCATCTTCAATCCTGATTCACCCCTGCACGACGGGGCGGTAATTATTCAGAACGAGATCATAGAAGCTGCCCAGTGCATTCTCCCTTTGAGCGAGAGCGAGACCATGGACCCGGGTATGGGGACCCGCCACCGTGCCGCCCTGGGCCTGACGGAAGAGTCGGATGCGCTGGTAGTGGCGGTATCCGAAGAAACGGGCCAGGTATCGCTGGCCATCGATGGCACCCTACACCGGAACCTCGACGAGGCGGACCTGCGAGGGCTACTGAATAAGTACATCTTTATCAGCAGCGGCGAGTAA